The following coding sequences lie in one Sphingobium sp. KCTC 72723 genomic window:
- the atpA gene encoding F0F1 ATP synthase subunit alpha, whose product MDINAAEISKVIKDQIANFGTEAQVSEVGSVLTVGDGIARVHGLDNVQAGEMVEFANGVQGMALNLEADNVGVVIFGSDSEIKEGDTVKRTGTIVDVPVGKGLLGRVVDGLGNPIDGKGPIVSDQRMRVERKAPGIIPRTSVHEPVQTGLKAIDTLVPVGRGQRELIIGDRQTGKTAVAIDTFINQKAANAGDDESKKLYCIYVAIGQKRSTVAQIVKQLEENGAMEYSIVVAATASEPAPLQYLAPYTGVTMGEYFRDNGMHAVIVYDDLSKQAVAYRQMSLLLRRPPGREAYPGDVFYLHSRLLERAAKMNKENGSGSLTALPIIETQAGDVSAYIPTNVISITDGQIFLETNLFYQGIRPAINVGLSVSRVGSAAQTKAMKKVSGSIKLELAQYREMAAFAQFGSDLDASTQKLLNRGARLTELLKQAQFSPLPFEEQTASIFAGTNGYLDAIPVKDVNRYEDLMLAYLRHDHADVLTMIRDTKDLGDEAKGKLKAALDSFGKTFA is encoded by the coding sequence ATGGATATCAACGCCGCAGAAATTTCGAAGGTCATCAAGGACCAGATCGCCAATTTCGGCACCGAAGCGCAGGTTAGCGAAGTCGGTTCCGTGCTGACCGTGGGTGACGGCATCGCCCGCGTCCATGGCCTCGACAACGTCCAGGCGGGCGAAATGGTCGAATTCGCCAATGGCGTTCAGGGCATGGCGCTGAACCTGGAAGCCGACAATGTCGGCGTCGTGATCTTCGGCTCGGACAGCGAGATCAAGGAAGGCGACACCGTCAAGCGCACCGGCACCATCGTCGACGTTCCCGTCGGCAAGGGTCTGCTGGGTCGCGTCGTGGATGGCCTGGGCAATCCCATCGACGGCAAGGGTCCGATCGTGTCCGACCAACGTATGCGCGTCGAACGCAAGGCACCCGGCATCATCCCGCGCACCTCGGTCCATGAACCTGTCCAGACCGGCCTCAAGGCGATCGACACGCTCGTTCCCGTCGGCCGTGGCCAGCGCGAACTGATCATCGGCGATCGCCAGACCGGCAAGACCGCCGTCGCGATCGACACCTTCATCAACCAGAAGGCCGCCAACGCGGGCGATGACGAGAGCAAGAAGCTCTACTGCATCTATGTCGCGATCGGCCAGAAGCGCTCGACCGTCGCACAGATCGTCAAGCAGCTCGAAGAAAATGGCGCGATGGAATATTCGATCGTCGTCGCCGCGACCGCTTCGGAACCCGCGCCGCTCCAGTATCTCGCCCCCTATACCGGCGTGACCATGGGCGAATATTTCCGCGACAACGGTATGCACGCCGTCATCGTCTATGACGATCTGTCCAAGCAGGCCGTGGCCTATCGCCAGATGTCGCTGCTGCTGCGTCGTCCTCCGGGCCGTGAAGCCTATCCGGGCGACGTCTTCTATCTGCACAGCCGCCTGCTGGAGCGCGCTGCCAAGATGAACAAGGAAAACGGCTCCGGTTCGCTGACCGCTCTGCCGATCATCGAGACGCAGGCGGGCGACGTGTCGGCCTACATCCCGACCAACGTGATTTCGATCACCGACGGCCAGATCTTCCTTGAAACCAACCTCTTCTACCAGGGTATCCGCCCGGCAATCAACGTGGGCCTCTCGGTGTCGCGTGTCGGTTCCGCCGCGCAGACCAAGGCGATGAAGAAGGTGTCCGGCTCGATCAAGCTGGAGCTGGCGCAGTATCGCGAAATGGCCGCCTTCGCCCAGTTCGGTTCGGACCTCGACGCTTCGACCCAGAAGCTGCTGAACCGTGGTGCGCGCCTGACCGAGCTGCTCAAGCAGGCGCAATTCTCGCCTTTGCCTTTCGAGGAACAGACCGCGTCGATCTTCGCTGGCACCAACGGCTATCTGGACGCGATCCCGGTCAAGGACGTGAACCGCTACGAAGACCTGATGCTGGCCTATCTGCGCCACGATCATGCCGACGTGCTGACCATGATCCGCGATACCAAGGATCTGGGTGACGAAGCCAAGGGCAAGCTCAAGGCCGCGCTCGACAGCTTCGGCAAGACGTTCGCGTGA
- a CDS encoding F0F1 ATP synthase subunit gamma, with protein MASLKELKIRIGSVKSTQKITKAKQMVAAAKLRKAQAAAEAARPYSSRLEAVVASLASKIAGGSGEGASPLLAGTGKDQVHLLVVANSDRGLAGAFNANIVKAARLKADELTRQGKTVIFYLIGRKGRPVINRLFPGAIVGQFDTTGAKQPGYDQAQAIANELTTMYLNGKFDIAHLFYSRFKSALAQIPTEQQIIPVKIPADADRNAIGATVEYEPSEEAILDELLPRNIAIQLFKALLENNASEQGASMTAMDNATRNAGDLISKLTIQYNRSRQAAITTELVEIISGAEAL; from the coding sequence ATGGCAAGCCTCAAGGAACTGAAGATCCGCATCGGGTCGGTCAAATCGACCCAGAAGATCACCAAGGCGAAGCAAATGGTCGCCGCTGCGAAACTGCGCAAGGCGCAGGCCGCAGCGGAAGCCGCGCGTCCCTATTCCAGCCGTCTGGAAGCGGTCGTCGCTTCGCTCGCCTCGAAAATCGCGGGCGGTTCGGGCGAAGGCGCGTCGCCACTGCTGGCTGGCACCGGCAAGGATCAGGTTCACCTCCTCGTCGTCGCCAACTCCGACCGTGGCCTGGCGGGCGCGTTCAACGCGAACATCGTCAAGGCCGCCCGGCTGAAGGCGGACGAGCTGACGCGGCAGGGCAAGACGGTGATCTTCTACCTGATCGGTCGCAAGGGCCGCCCGGTCATCAACCGCCTCTTTCCCGGCGCCATCGTCGGCCAGTTCGATACCACCGGTGCCAAGCAGCCCGGCTATGATCAGGCGCAGGCCATCGCCAATGAGCTGACGACGATGTATCTGAACGGCAAGTTCGACATCGCGCATCTCTTCTACTCGCGCTTCAAATCTGCGCTGGCGCAGATTCCGACCGAACAGCAGATCATCCCGGTCAAGATCCCGGCGGATGCTGATCGCAACGCCATCGGCGCGACGGTCGAATATGAACCGAGCGAAGAAGCGATCCTGGACGAGCTGCTGCCGCGCAACATCGCGATCCAGCTGTTCAAGGCGCTGCTGGAAAACAACGCATCCGAACAGGGCGCGTCGATGACCGCAATGGACAATGCCACGCGCAACGCCGGCGATCTTATCAGCAAGCTGACCATTCAGTATAACCGCAGCCGTCAGGCCGCGATCACCACCGAACTGGTCGAAATCATTTCGGGCGCGGAAGCGCTTTAA
- a CDS encoding diguanylate cyclase, with protein sequence MTHPVPPVMPSLRQILARVHMRLILFAVLMAGATLMVAGVVVMRGYAERNLALVARTVGYTIEPALLFDDMAAAQDGIAMVAGGQGVRMVEVHDDSGQLIIRWTRPDAGMVARMEAMAGALLWPSPVTQPIRHGRDVIARLTVHGDAGAIGRYILSGALIALACLGLTVIAAHMLARRLQKDVTGPLAQMAQVAHAVRADRHFDRRVPGAQIAEVDQLARDFNALLDELQQWHAGVLTENRQLEQQATRDTLTGLGNRAMFERHLAASVQQAQDNDAGFAIIYADVNRFKQVNDGHGHDAGDVMLIVIAARLRVALRTGDLAFRLGGDEFALILASGTARDAVEAVAARIDASMEQPIMLPNGQSIRSSLSLGWALYPQDSADARDLLRHADAAMYAAKGRRHGTTE encoded by the coding sequence ATGACCCATCCGGTTCCCCCGGTCATGCCGTCGTTGCGCCAGATATTGGCGCGGGTGCATATGCGCCTGATCCTGTTCGCGGTGTTGATGGCAGGGGCAACTTTGATGGTGGCAGGCGTCGTCGTCATGCGCGGCTATGCCGAACGCAATCTGGCGCTGGTCGCGCGGACCGTGGGCTATACGATCGAACCGGCGTTGCTGTTCGACGACATGGCGGCGGCGCAGGATGGTATCGCCATGGTCGCAGGCGGTCAGGGCGTACGGATGGTAGAGGTGCATGACGATAGCGGGCAGTTGATAATCCGCTGGACCCGGCCCGATGCGGGCATGGTCGCGCGGATGGAGGCGATGGCGGGCGCGCTGTTGTGGCCATCGCCAGTCACTCAGCCGATCCGCCATGGCCGGGACGTGATTGCCCGGTTGACCGTGCATGGCGATGCCGGAGCGATTGGCCGCTATATCCTGTCGGGCGCGCTGATCGCGCTGGCGTGCCTGGGGCTGACGGTCATTGCCGCGCATATGTTGGCCCGGCGGTTGCAAAAGGATGTGACCGGGCCGTTGGCGCAGATGGCGCAGGTGGCCCATGCGGTGCGTGCCGACCGGCATTTCGACCGGCGGGTGCCGGGCGCGCAGATTGCCGAAGTCGATCAGTTGGCGCGCGATTTCAATGCTTTGCTGGACGAATTGCAGCAATGGCACGCCGGTGTTCTGACCGAAAACCGGCAACTGGAACAACAGGCGACGCGCGATACGCTGACCGGGCTTGGCAATCGCGCCATGTTCGAGCGGCATTTGGCAGCGTCGGTGCAGCAGGCGCAGGACAATGACGCAGGCTTTGCGATCATCTATGCCGACGTCAACCGCTTCAAGCAGGTCAATGACGGGCATGGGCATGATGCGGGCGACGTGATGCTGATCGTCATTGCCGCCCGTTTGCGCGTGGCATTGCGCACGGGCGATCTGGCGTTCCGGCTGGGTGGCGATGAATTTGCCCTGATCCTGGCGTCCGGCACGGCGCGCGACGCAGTGGAGGCAGTAGCGGCGCGGATCGACGCGAGCATGGAACAGCCGATCATGCTGCCCAATGGCCAGAGCATCCGGTCGTCGCTGAGCCTGGGCTGGGCGCTATATCCCCAAGACAGCGCCGATGCGCGCGACCTGCTGCGCCATGCGGACGCGGCAATGTATGCCGCCAAGGGGCGGCGGCACGGAACCACCGAATGA
- a CDS encoding primosomal protein N' — MSRARVLLLNAALGPLDYRVPHGISVQPGSIVVAPLGPRQLVGVVWEEESFPDVDSVGDNRLRNLIEVVDAPPLPAPLRRLIEWTADYYLSPPAAVLRMALASMAALEGTRTVIEYRATGAVPERMTEQRAQALERIGDRQGLIRELALIGGVSDAVIRGLIKQDIFQPIEVSVDTPFPMPDPAHAQPILSDAQREAATTMADAVRAHDFAPFLLDGVTGSGKTEVYFEAIAAAIRADRQVLVLLPEIALTEPFLERFEKRFGTVPVNWHSGLRQTERRRAWRAIASGQAQVVVGARSALFLPYPNLGLIIVDEAHEASFKQEDGVHYHARDVAVMRGLIEKFPVILASATPAIETRHQVELGRYREIKLPSRYGGAEMPQIEGLNLLTDPPERGRWIAPPLVKAIDEVMAKGEQSLLFLNRRGYAPLTLCRHCGYRFQCPNCTAWMVEHRLTHRLACHHCGHVVPTPRRCPDCKEEDSLVACGPGVERIADEVKALWPQARTAIVTSDTLSSPARVADFVKSVEAGDIDIIVGTQLVTKGYHFPNLTLVGVIDADLGLEGGDLRAAERTFQQIVQVAGRAGRGQKPGRVFIQTRMPGSEVIQALIDGDTERFYAVETEHRRRANAPPFGRFAAIIISSENADEAAQTARLIGKSAPVIEGMAVYGPAPAPLSVLRGRHRHRLLIHATRQVDIQAAIREWLGNLVWKSGTRVAVDVDPYSFM; from the coding sequence TTTCCCCGATGTCGACAGCGTGGGCGACAACCGCCTGCGCAACCTGATCGAAGTCGTGGATGCGCCGCCGCTCCCCGCGCCGCTGCGCCGCCTGATCGAATGGACAGCGGACTATTATCTCTCCCCCCCCGCCGCCGTGCTGCGCATGGCGCTCGCATCCATGGCCGCGCTGGAGGGGACACGCACCGTCATCGAATATCGCGCCACCGGCGCAGTCCCCGAACGTATGACCGAACAACGCGCACAGGCGCTCGAACGCATCGGCGACCGGCAAGGGCTGATCCGCGAACTGGCGCTGATCGGCGGGGTGTCCGACGCGGTGATTCGCGGCCTGATCAAGCAGGACATTTTCCAGCCCATCGAAGTCAGCGTCGATACCCCTTTCCCTATGCCCGATCCGGCCCATGCCCAGCCGATCCTGTCCGACGCCCAGCGCGAAGCCGCAACCACCATGGCCGACGCCGTGCGCGCGCACGACTTCGCGCCCTTCCTGCTCGACGGCGTCACTGGTTCCGGCAAGACGGAGGTGTATTTCGAAGCCATAGCCGCCGCCATCCGCGCCGACCGGCAAGTGCTGGTGCTACTCCCCGAAATCGCCCTGACCGAACCCTTCCTCGAACGGTTCGAAAAACGCTTCGGCACCGTCCCGGTCAACTGGCATAGCGGCCTGCGCCAGACCGAACGCCGCCGGGCGTGGCGCGCCATCGCCAGCGGACAGGCGCAGGTCGTCGTCGGCGCGCGTTCCGCCCTGTTCCTGCCCTATCCCAATCTGGGCCTCATCATCGTCGACGAAGCGCATGAGGCCAGCTTCAAGCAGGAAGATGGCGTCCATTATCACGCCCGCGACGTGGCAGTGATGCGCGGACTGATCGAGAAATTCCCGGTCATCCTCGCCTCCGCCACTCCGGCCATTGAGACGCGCCATCAGGTCGAACTGGGCCGCTACCGCGAAATCAAGCTGCCCTCCCGCTATGGCGGCGCGGAAATGCCTCAGATCGAGGGGCTGAACCTGCTCACCGACCCGCCCGAACGCGGTCGCTGGATCGCCCCGCCGCTGGTAAAGGCGATCGACGAGGTGATGGCCAAGGGCGAACAGAGCCTCCTCTTCCTCAACCGGCGCGGCTATGCGCCGCTGACGCTATGCCGCCATTGCGGCTATCGCTTCCAATGCCCCAATTGCACCGCATGGATGGTCGAACACCGGCTGACCCACCGCCTTGCCTGCCATCATTGCGGCCATGTCGTCCCCACCCCGCGCCGCTGCCCCGATTGCAAGGAGGAAGACAGCCTGGTCGCCTGCGGTCCCGGCGTCGAACGCATCGCGGACGAGGTAAAAGCGCTATGGCCACAGGCGCGCACCGCCATCGTCACGTCCGATACACTTTCCTCCCCCGCCCGCGTCGCCGATTTCGTGAAATCGGTGGAGGCCGGCGACATCGACATCATCGTCGGCACCCAATTGGTGACGAAGGGCTATCATTTCCCCAACCTCACTCTGGTCGGCGTGATCGACGCCGATCTGGGGCTGGAGGGGGGCGACCTGCGCGCCGCCGAACGCACCTTCCAGCAAATCGTGCAGGTCGCCGGACGCGCCGGGCGCGGGCAAAAACCGGGCCGCGTATTCATTCAGACCCGAATGCCCGGCAGCGAAGTCATACAGGCGCTGATCGACGGCGACACCGAACGTTTCTACGCCGTCGAAACCGAACATCGCCGCCGCGCCAACGCCCCCCCCTTCGGCCGCTTTGCCGCGATCATCATCTCCAGCGAAAATGCCGACGAAGCCGCGCAAACCGCCCGCCTGATCGGCAAATCTGCGCCTGTGATCGAAGGGATGGCCGTCTATGGTCCCGCCCCCGCGCCACTGTCCGTCCTGCGCGGGCGGCACCGCCACCGCCTGCTCATCCACGCGACGCGGCAGGTCGATATTCAGGCAGCGATCCGCGAATGGCTCGGCAATCTGGTGTGGAAATCAGGCACCCGCGTCGCCGTGGATGTCGATCCCTACAGCTTCATGTGA
- a CDS encoding F0F1 ATP synthase subunit delta: METSSGIQASLSGRYAVALFDLARDANALDTVAQSLTALKAALAQSPDFRDLINSPVLSRDAAGKTIGAVASSMGTDGLTTKFLGVLAQNRRLSQLPAVIRAYETLLSNHNGEARAEVTSAHPLDETQIAALAQNLRARVGRTVAVDAKTDPAILGGLIVKIGSQMIDSSIRTRLNSLATAMKG, from the coding sequence GTGGAAACTAGCAGCGGTATTCAAGCCAGCCTCAGCGGCCGCTATGCGGTGGCGCTGTTCGATCTGGCCCGCGACGCGAATGCGCTCGACACAGTGGCGCAAAGCCTTACTGCGTTGAAGGCCGCGCTCGCTCAATCCCCTGATTTCAGGGATCTTATCAACAGCCCGGTGTTGAGCCGCGATGCAGCAGGCAAGACGATCGGCGCCGTCGCATCCTCCATGGGGACAGACGGGCTGACGACGAAATTCCTGGGTGTCCTCGCCCAGAACCGTCGCCTGTCGCAACTGCCCGCCGTCATCCGCGCCTATGAAACGCTGCTGTCGAATCACAACGGCGAGGCCCGTGCCGAAGTGACCAGCGCGCATCCGCTCGACGAAACACAGATCGCTGCGCTGGCGCAAAACCTGCGCGCGCGCGTTGGCCGCACGGTTGCCGTCGATGCAAAGACAGACCCCGCGATCCTGGGCGGGCTGATCGTCAAGATCGGCAGCCAGATGATCGACAGCTCCATCCGCACTCGTTTGAATAGTCTCGCCACGGCGATGAAAGGCTGA
- a CDS encoding S1C family serine protease, protein MVALLRRFALLLALLAPATLHAEQQDIAAAARGVVRVVLVATDGSEAYFVGHGSGLAVAPDKILTNAHVVELVREEKNLVIGVIPSEGRKTYGGRIIAFSPGNDLALIQLDEGRLPVSTFYAGAVTDGAHVTAIGYPGTVDRAQGLGLKQMVEPLATVKTSGTLSSGRSGQSFDTLLHTAPLGAGNSGGPLVDDCGRVLGVNSFGSVSDGNDAEFGFAISWREIASFLRQAGVASRHTIVPCRSMAEADAAEAAITQRESQATEQKTRASADAREAALTRARDTAERDVITARENAMAGAAVLLAIAVLGLGAGGLLYTQGKEKPAIWGFSIGGLFLFGALGLFFFRPSFAGIDERIAVAQDSSIVGNSAFAWAGDNICKVDMGRSRLTISQPSDIPFSWAEGGCVNGDAQYVANGTRWQRPHVPADGNYLTASNFDPVTGMVRIDRWLPDADTMDKARALIAQKPVQGCSANPENLARVAALQSDLAALVPAQPNERIVYHCQKGRLAPEAQLAAPAQ, encoded by the coding sequence ATGGTCGCCCTTCTCCGCCGCTTCGCCCTGCTTCTCGCGCTGCTTGCGCCAGCCACCCTTCACGCCGAACAGCAGGACATCGCCGCCGCCGCGCGCGGTGTCGTGCGCGTCGTGCTGGTCGCCACCGACGGCAGCGAAGCCTATTTCGTCGGCCATGGCAGCGGGCTGGCCGTCGCCCCGGACAAGATCCTGACCAACGCCCATGTCGTGGAACTGGTGCGGGAGGAAAAAAATCTCGTCATCGGCGTCATCCCGTCGGAAGGGCGCAAGACCTATGGCGGGCGAATCATCGCCTTTTCCCCCGGCAACGACCTTGCCCTCATCCAGCTGGACGAAGGCCGCCTGCCCGTCTCTACCTTCTACGCCGGAGCAGTCACCGATGGCGCGCATGTCACTGCGATCGGCTATCCCGGCACGGTCGATCGTGCGCAGGGTCTGGGCCTCAAACAGATGGTCGAACCACTCGCCACGGTAAAGACCAGCGGCACCCTGTCGTCGGGCCGCTCCGGCCAGAGCTTCGACACGCTGCTGCATACCGCCCCGCTGGGCGCGGGGAACAGCGGCGGGCCGCTGGTCGATGATTGCGGCCGGGTATTGGGCGTCAACAGCTTCGGGTCGGTGTCGGACGGCAATGACGCCGAATTCGGCTTTGCCATATCCTGGCGCGAAATCGCCTCCTTCCTGCGGCAGGCCGGCGTCGCCTCGCGCCACACCATCGTCCCCTGCCGCTCCATGGCCGAAGCGGACGCTGCCGAAGCCGCCATCACCCAGCGCGAATCGCAGGCGACCGAACAAAAGACGCGCGCCAGCGCCGACGCCCGCGAAGCCGCCCTCACCCGCGCCCGCGACACAGCGGAGCGCGACGTCATCACGGCCCGCGAAAACGCCATGGCTGGCGCGGCGGTTCTGCTGGCCATCGCCGTGCTGGGCCTCGGTGCAGGCGGCCTCCTCTATACGCAGGGCAAGGAAAAGCCCGCAATCTGGGGGTTCTCGATTGGCGGCCTGTTCCTGTTCGGCGCGCTTGGCCTGTTCTTCTTCCGCCCCAGCTTTGCCGGCATCGACGAACGCATCGCCGTGGCGCAGGACAGCAGCATCGTGGGCAACAGCGCCTTTGCCTGGGCTGGCGACAATATCTGCAAGGTCGATATGGGCCGCAGCCGCCTGACCATATCGCAACCCAGCGACATCCCCTTTAGCTGGGCGGAGGGCGGCTGCGTCAATGGTGACGCCCAATATGTGGCTAACGGCACGCGGTGGCAGCGGCCCCATGTCCCGGCGGATGGCAATTACCTGACCGCCAGCAATTTCGACCCCGTCACGGGCATGGTGCGGATCGACCGCTGGCTGCCCGACGCCGACACGATGGACAAGGCGCGCGCCCTCATCGCACAAAAACCCGTGCAGGGATGCAGCGCGAACCCGGAGAATCTGGCCCGCGTCGCCGCGTTACAATCCGATCTGGCAGCACTGGTCCCGGCCCAGCCTAATGAACGGATCGTCTATCATTGCCAGAAAGGACGGCTTGCCCCGGAAGCGCAATTGGCCGCTCCTGCGCAATAG
- a CDS encoding OmpA family protein: MRQIFSLMILSLALAGCQTVPDRSGFTPRQVATLQQNGFEPVGDGWQFGMADRLLFASDESVLIPAQHGVIGAMARTLVAVDITGARVEGHTDSTGTAAYNEALSLKRAQAVADALGSGGMAPGALRVLGMGARLPVDSNRSADGRRENRRVVIIVSPADAIRP, encoded by the coding sequence ATGCGCCAGATTTTTTCCCTGATGATCCTGTCCCTGGCGCTGGCGGGGTGCCAGACCGTGCCGGACCGGAGCGGCTTTACCCCGCGTCAGGTCGCCACGTTGCAGCAAAACGGGTTCGAGCCGGTGGGCGACGGATGGCAGTTCGGGATGGCCGACCGGCTGTTGTTCGCCAGCGACGAAAGCGTTCTGATCCCCGCGCAACATGGCGTGATCGGTGCCATGGCGCGGACGCTGGTCGCAGTCGACATCACCGGCGCGCGGGTGGAGGGGCATACCGATTCGACCGGGACCGCCGCCTATAACGAGGCGCTGTCGCTGAAACGGGCGCAGGCAGTGGCCGACGCGCTGGGCAGCGGGGGGATGGCACCGGGCGCATTGCGCGTGCTGGGCATGGGCGCGCGCCTGCCAGTGGACAGCAACCGATCCGCCGATGGCCGCCGCGAAAACCGGCGCGTCGTCATCATCGTGTCGCCAGCAGACGCCATCCGGCCATGA
- a CDS encoding YfiR family protein, whose protein sequence is MRHLVFWLLLMVPVAVMAAPVLRPVVMPLGDGPDRMATGAARMTDAILEFTRWPTARPFVQLCVAGVADHAGQLDSITLSNGAQIQVTRLSDPSGATRCDALYIGRMAALDNRRLLGMVRDAAVVTIAEADADCRSGAMFCLMFAPDTLNFQLNIDAVSRSTVRIDPRVLRLSKGGY, encoded by the coding sequence TTGCGGCATCTGGTGTTTTGGTTGCTGTTGATGGTCCCGGTCGCGGTGATGGCCGCGCCGGTGTTGCGACCTGTGGTCATGCCGCTGGGCGATGGGCCGGACCGCATGGCGACAGGCGCGGCGCGGATGACCGACGCCATATTGGAATTCACCCGCTGGCCGACCGCCCGGCCTTTCGTCCAGCTATGCGTTGCCGGCGTGGCTGACCATGCGGGGCAACTGGACAGCATCACCCTGTCCAATGGCGCGCAGATACAGGTGACGCGCCTGTCTGACCCTAGCGGAGCGACCCGGTGCGACGCCCTTTATATCGGGCGCATGGCCGCGCTGGATAATCGGCGTTTGTTGGGCATGGTGCGCGACGCGGCGGTGGTGACCATTGCCGAAGCCGATGCCGATTGCCGCAGCGGGGCGATGTTTTGCCTGATGTTCGCGCCGGACACGCTGAATTTCCAACTCAATATCGACGCGGTTTCGCGATCGACCGTGCGGATCGACCCGCGCGTGCTGCGTCTGTCGAAAGGGGGGTATTGA
- a CDS encoding DUF1289 domain-containing protein, translating into MNTPPVTPCRNLCQLDAARATCTGCGRTIDEIVHWRSMGDAARAAVMTRVQDFQPLPHPSAFSLPARRTSPSS; encoded by the coding sequence ATGAACACGCCCCCTGTCACTCCCTGCCGCAACCTGTGCCAACTCGACGCCGCGCGCGCCACCTGCACCGGCTGCGGCCGCACCATCGACGAAATCGTCCACTGGCGCAGCATGGGCGATGCCGCCCGCGCCGCTGTCATGACGCGGGTGCAGGATTTCCAGCCTTTGCCCCATCCTTCGGCTTTTTCGCTACCAGCGCGTCGAACTTCGCCTTCATCCTGA
- the ada gene encoding bifunctional DNA-binding transcriptional regulator/O6-methylguanine-DNA methyltransferase Ada — MYVSQPARPAPPMPDPQACWAAVLARDRGMDGRFVGCVATTGIYCKPSCAARHPRRENMTFLPDPAVARAAGFRACLRCRPDDVARDEQAVAAAIALIEAAETPPMLAELAAHVGYAPHHFQRLFKGLTGNSPAAFARALRTDRLKAALAQEGRVTDAIYAAGYGAPSRAYADAQGTLGMTPSAWQAGGRGVVIRWRTVDSSLGPVLVAATDKGLCRISFGEGEAELRARFPAAELRSADVVTDRLAAAVAALVEDPAATPDLPVDVGGTAFQQAVWAALRAIPPGQMRSYGDIAAAIGRPGAVRAAGTACGGNGLAVLIPCHRVVRGDGALGGYAWGVERKRALLARERDV; from the coding sequence ATGTATGTGAGTCAGCCCGCCCGTCCCGCGCCCCCGATGCCCGATCCGCAAGCCTGCTGGGCCGCCGTGCTGGCGCGCGACCGGGGAATGGACGGGCGGTTCGTGGGGTGCGTGGCGACCACGGGGATTTACTGCAAACCCAGTTGCGCAGCGCGCCATCCCCGGCGCGAGAATATGACGTTCCTGCCCGATCCGGCGGTGGCGCGGGCGGCGGGATTTCGCGCTTGCCTGCGCTGTCGCCCCGACGATGTGGCGCGCGACGAGCAGGCCGTGGCGGCAGCGATCGCACTGATCGAAGCGGCGGAGACGCCACCCATGCTGGCCGAACTGGCCGCGCATGTGGGCTATGCGCCGCATCATTTTCAACGTCTTTTCAAAGGGTTGACTGGAAATTCCCCGGCGGCGTTCGCACGCGCGTTGCGGACCGATCGGCTGAAGGCGGCATTGGCGCAGGAGGGGCGTGTGACCGATGCGATCTATGCGGCGGGCTATGGGGCGCCGAGCCGGGCCTATGCCGATGCGCAAGGCACGCTGGGCATGACGCCGAGCGCGTGGCAGGCGGGGGGACGGGGTGTCGTCATCCGATGGCGCACCGTGGATAGCAGCCTTGGCCCCGTGCTGGTCGCGGCGACGGACAAGGGGCTGTGCCGGATCAGTTTCGGCGAGGGGGAGGCGGAATTGCGTGCGCGCTTTCCGGCGGCGGAACTTCGGTCCGCCGATGTGGTCACGGACCGACTGGCGGCGGCAGTCGCGGCGCTGGTGGAGGATCCGGCGGCGACGCCCGACCTGCCGGTGGATGTGGGTGGCACGGCGTTTCAGCAGGCGGTGTGGGCCGCATTGCGCGCGATTCCGCCAGGGCAAATGCGCAGCTATGGCGATATCGCCGCCGCGATCGGTCGGCCCGGCGCCGTGCGGGCGGCGGGGACGGCGTGTGGCGGCAACGGGCTGGCGGTGCTGATTCCGTGCCACCGGGTGGTGCGCGGCGACGGGGCGCTGGGCGGCTATGCCTGGGGCGTGGAACGCAAGCGGGCGTTGCTGGCGCGCGAGCGTGACGTTTAG